A region from the Gemmatimonadota bacterium genome encodes:
- the fahA gene encoding fumarylacetoacetase encodes MNLNPTHDPARRSWVESANTEATDFPIQNLPLGVFSRLGPAGDPRCGVAIGDQVLDLREAARLGALPGFDPAEFEGKLNALMAQPPSRWHALRASVSELLSVDGGAAERGRRVAGEILVRQDQVTMHVPATIGDYTDFYASVFHATNVGSMFRPDNPLLPNYKWVPIGYHGRASSIVASGTAVRRPVGQVSANPAGPPSVGPTARLDYEVELGAWIGGDNALGTTVPVALAGERLFGLSLLNDWSARDMQAWEYQPLGPFLAKNFASSVSPWVVTAEALAPFRVPAFVRPEGDPAPLPYLSDAADQATGGFDITVECWLATAGMRAAGVPPMRLSLGSARDLYWTFAQMVAHHASNGCNLRPGDLLGSGTVSGEAKGSRGCLLELTWRGTEPITLPTGEVRSFLADGDAITLRASATAPGFRSIGFGECVGIILPATGQE; translated from the coding sequence ATGAACCTCAACCCGACGCATGATCCGGCGCGGCGCTCGTGGGTCGAGAGCGCCAACACCGAGGCCACGGACTTTCCCATCCAGAACCTGCCGCTGGGCGTCTTTTCGCGACTGGGGCCCGCCGGTGATCCCCGATGTGGCGTGGCCATTGGTGACCAGGTCCTGGACCTCCGCGAGGCGGCGAGACTGGGAGCGCTTCCCGGGTTCGATCCCGCGGAGTTCGAGGGGAAACTCAACGCGCTCATGGCGCAGCCGCCGTCCCGGTGGCATGCGTTGCGTGCGTCGGTGAGTGAACTCCTCTCCGTTGATGGCGGGGCGGCCGAGCGTGGACGGCGGGTGGCAGGGGAGATACTCGTCAGGCAGGACCAGGTGACGATGCATGTCCCGGCCACCATCGGTGACTACACGGATTTCTACGCCTCGGTCTTCCACGCGACCAACGTGGGGTCGATGTTCCGCCCGGACAACCCGCTGCTACCTAACTACAAGTGGGTTCCGATCGGGTATCACGGGCGTGCGTCGTCCATCGTGGCCAGCGGCACGGCCGTGCGACGGCCGGTCGGGCAGGTGAGTGCCAACCCTGCGGGGCCGCCCAGCGTGGGACCAACCGCGCGGCTCGACTACGAAGTGGAGCTCGGCGCGTGGATCGGGGGAGACAATGCCCTGGGAACGACGGTGCCGGTCGCCTTGGCCGGTGAGCGCCTGTTTGGCCTGAGCCTGCTGAACGACTGGTCCGCGCGTGACATGCAGGCCTGGGAGTACCAGCCGCTCGGGCCGTTTCTCGCCAAGAACTTCGCGTCGTCGGTGTCACCGTGGGTCGTCACCGCCGAGGCACTCGCTCCGTTTCGCGTTCCAGCGTTCGTCCGCCCCGAAGGAGACCCCGCGCCGCTGCCCTACCTGTCGGATGCCGCTGACCAGGCCACCGGCGGGTTTGACATCACCGTGGAATGTTGGCTCGCCACTGCGGGCATGCGAGCAGCCGGTGTGCCACCCATGCGCCTGAGCCTGGGGTCAGCGCGTGACCTGTACTGGACCTTCGCCCAGATGGTAGCCCATCACGCGAGCAATGGCTGCAATCTGCGGCCGGGCGACTTGCTGGGCAGCGGGACCGTCTCGGGCGAAGCGAAGGGGAGTCGCGGTTGCCTGCTGGAGTTGACCTGGAGGGGGACCGAGCCGATCACGTTGCCCACGGGCGAGGTGCGGAGCTTTCTCGCAGATGGCGACGCCATCACATTGCGCGCGTCGGCGACAGCGCCAGGCTTTCGCAGCATCGGGTTTGGGGAATGTGTGGGGATCATCCTTCCGGCTACGGGCCAGGAGTGA